A window of Castanea sativa cultivar Marrone di Chiusa Pesio chromosome 1, ASM4071231v1 contains these coding sequences:
- the LOC142631524 gene encoding uncharacterized protein LOC142631524: MEIGILKNFIPKSKASQRRRRNYIEGIKNANGVWVEEVEKAAEVASDCFMNIFTAGTCDKMEDCLNTFPNKLTNNMHEVLSRSYSSEEVKAALFQMGPTKAPYLMIISPTQSAFLPSRLITDNVLVAYETLHAMHIRRKGKNGALALKLDVSKAYDRVEWRFLKGMLIKLGFPEIWVDRVMRCVSTPSFSVQINGKAYGNYSRKIICKRTES; the protein is encoded by the exons ATGGAGATaggaatattaaaaaatttcattccaaAATCCAAAGCCTCCCAAAGAAGGCGACGGAATTATATTGAGGGAATCAAGAATGCTAATGGGGTTTGGGTGGAGGAAGTTGAGAAAGCGGCAGAGGTGGCGTCGGATTGTTTCATGAATATTTTTACAGCAGGCACGTGTGACAAAATGGAGGATTGCCTTAATACATTTCCTAATAAACTCACAAATAATATGCATGAGGTTCTTTCCAGGTCGTATAGTAGTGAAGAAGTTAAAGCAGCATTGTTCCAAATGGGACCAACAAAAGCTCCGTACCTAATG ATAATTTCTCCTACTCAAAGTGCATTTCTACCAAGTCGCCTTATTACTGATAATGTGCTTGTAGCCTATGAGACTTTGCATGCCATGCATATTAGAAGGAAGGGTAAAAATGGGGCTTTAGCTCTTAAGTTGGATGTGAGTAAGGCCTATGATAGGGTGGAATGGAGATTCCTTAAGGGTATGTTGATCAAATTGGGTTTTCCAGAGATTTGGGTGGATAGGGTTATGAGGTGTGTTTCTACACCTTCCTTCTCAGTTCAGATTAATGGAAAGGCCTATGGAAATTATTCGCGTAAAATAATCTGCAAGCGCACAGAATCGTAA
- the LOC142639482 gene encoding uncharacterized protein LOC142639482 yields MANQETGSSSSSSPQGHQVQLQQEEEELLSIYGAESGWVEARTSCDHLASLSSDLAHIPTPDTPCYRCQHPNENWLCLCCKDVLCSRFVNKHMLQHFQQSNHCLALSYSDLSVWCFSCDAYLDAQVIMQLRPVYETAYILKFGESPPFRTV; encoded by the exons ATGGCGAATCAAGAAACTGGTtcgtcttcttcctcttctccaCAG GGCCATCAAGTTCAACTTCagcaagaagaggaagagttGCTATCAATATACGGAGCGGAATCGGGTTGGGTTGAAGCTCGAACGAGCTGTGATCATCTGGCCTCTCTGTCGTCCGACCTCGCTCACATTCCCACACCCGATACTCCTTGCTACAG GTGTCAACACCCAAATGAGAACTGGTTATGTTTATGCTGTAAGGATGTGCTCTGTAGCCGTTTTGTGAACAAGCATATGCTGCAGCATTTTCAACAGTCAAATCATTGCTTGGCACTCAGCTACAG TGATCTGTCAGTTTGGTGTTTCTCCTGCGATGCCTATTTGGATGCTCAAGTGATTATGCAACTACGGCCTGTTTATGAGACAGcctatattttgaaatttggtgAGTCTCCACCATTTCGGACAGTCTAA